AATGCTGCCCACAGGGTACGATTTCACTATGGACACCCAGATGTCTTTGACAGGGTGTTTCACATTACGAGAGGTGGCATCAGCAAGGCATCAAAAACCATTAACTTGAGCGAAGATGTTTATGCAGGTAAGATCTAGTGGCTTTGATTCTGCCCCATAGTGTTGAACACGACTGACATGCGGATGGTTCTTGTGGATAGGATTTAACTCTACTCTACGCGGGGGCTACATTACATACCATGAGTACATGCAAATAGGCAAAGGCCGTGATGTAGGACTGAATCAGATTTCCAAGTTTGAAGCTAAGACAGCAAATGGGAACAGTGAACAAACTCTAAGCCGGGATATATATCGTCTTGGGCAACGATTTGATTTCTTCCGGATGCTATCTTGTTACTATACTACAATTGGATACTATTTCAGTAGCCTGGTAAtgtctctttatttttttgttgctcTTTATAAGTTTCATCTCACTGATTGGTTTTGCAAACTATCTGCCAATTCACTGCACAGATATCAGTACTTGGAATTTATGTTTTCCTTTACGGACAATTATATCTTGTTCTGAGTGGGTTGGAAAAAGCCCTTCTCCTTGGAGCTAGACTGCAGAATGTCCGATCTTTGGAAACAGCTCTTGCTTCCCAATCATTTATACAGCTGGGGCTCCTTACGGGCTTACCAATGGTCATGGAAATTGGACTTGAAAGAGGATTCCTTACTGCCCTCCAAGATTTCATACTCATGCAGTTGCAGTTGTCAGTtgtttttttcacattttcactAGGAACAAAAACTCATTACTTTGGTCGCACAATACTTCATGGGGGTGCAAAGTACAGACCTACGGGGCGTAAGGTAGTGGTATTTTATGCCACTTTTACTGAAAACTACAGATTGTATTCAAGAAGTCACTTTGTTAAAGGGTTCGAGCTACTGCTTCTGTTAGTAGTCTATGATTTGTTCAGACGTTCGTATCAGAGCAGCATGGCTTATCTCTTGATCACTTACTCCATCTGGTTTATGTCAATCACTTGGTTATTTGCACCATTTTTATTCAATCCCTCTGGGTTCAGTTGGGCCAAGATAGTAGATGACTGGAAAGAGTGGAATAAGTGGATCAAACAGCAAGGTGGTATAGGAGTTCAGCAGGACAAAAGCTGGCAGTCTTGGTGGGACGACGGACAAGCCCACCTTCGTCATTCAGGACTTATCTCCAGGTTGATTGAAGCATTTCTTTCATTAAGATTTTTCATGTATCAGTATGGACTCGTGTATCACCTTGACATCTCCCAGCATAGCAGAAATTTTCTAGTCTATGTGCTTTCTTGGGCTGTGATTGCTGCAATTTTCTTACTTGTCAAGGTTAGTTCTCCAAAACTCCAACTTTCTTATCTCTAAGTGACTTCTCTTCTAACACTGCTGATTTATGCAAAAACATGGACAAGGATTGTGTGATTCCCCTATGAGATATGGCATTATCAAAATTAgttccttttttttagttaaaaacaaCCTTAATTCCCATGAGATATGACATGATACACTTGGTGCAAATATAGGCAGTAAACCTGGGGAAGCAGCAATTCAGTGCCAACTATCATTTCGCATTCAGACTATTCAAAGCATTTCTCTTCCTTGGCGTTCTAGCCGTAATTATTTCTCTATCTGTCGTCTGTCAATTATCCCTTAAGGACATGGTCATCTGCTCTCTCGCCTTCCTTCCAACCGGATGGGGATTGATTTTGGTAAGGTTGAATGTTCTTGTTCCCCTACCCTCTCATTCTCTCCCTGGTTTCTTTCTTACTGAGTTTTGATTGTAATCTTGGTTTAGTTTGCTCAAACTGTGAGGCCAAAAATAGAGCACACTTGGCTTTGGGACTTCACCAGGGTTCTAGCCAAATCATACGATTACGGTATGGGCGTCGTTATTTTTGCTCCCGTAGCTACTCTGGCATGGCTTCCAAATATATCAGACTTCCAAACCCGTTTCCTCTTCAACGAGGCGTTCAACAGGCACTTGCAGATCCAAACAATTATTGCTGGGACACATAAGCGCAAGTAGATCATTTGAGTGAATGTTTGTGTTCAGCGACTTCAGTCCATATTGTATAGTCATACAATGGTGACAAATCCTCTTACACAGAAATTTAATCACTTACAGAAATTCATGTAGCTATTTATGAATCAGGATGGGATATAGGAATACAAAGTTTAGATGTGAATGTTTTGAATTGAAgattagtatattttttcttgtatcATAGCCATAGATTCTGATGTACCATCTTTCatataattcaataataatgtTCTTTAATTGACTTCAACCACTTCTTTGCTGTTCTGAGTCATATCAAGGATTTGATCTCAAATTTTTAGATTCCCTTTGGTTGATCTTTTATTGTAGGTGCTCCTAAAAAATTCACGATGCTATGAACGaaagaaataacatttttataatattcaaagcaagcaaaattttaattttcatgaaaacaattcaatcaattttaacCACCTATGTAATTCGTATACAACACAAAGAAAGTAATACATCACTCATAAttcaatcaacaaaatattaaaatccTGACTATACAAATCTAGTTACATTACTCATCCAATTGTCAATTAATTGGatttttgagataaaaatgaaGGGATAGAGATAGATAAAAGCTATCAAAGATATCTAAACTTGTACGGATGGcctccaattccatcaattgaattttggttcagatttcaaatttgtgtGACTAATGACCTTATGCCATTGTTCCCATCCGCACGCAAAGCTATTCTGCTACGaatttcttcttgtttctctccctctctctcgtCTTTCGTTTTTCATTTAAAGTGACAATCTCTCTTACTTTTCATTACAAACAGTTCTCATCGCTACTCTGATTCTCCTTCCAATGATCCGTTCTTCTCTACGCCTTTCTCAACTCTTTTTGTTaaactccattttctcttcatcGTCTCCTTCGAttcctcttcatcttccttcaTCTTCCTCCTCTTTCTCCACTTCCCCTAAACAACCCTCTGTTTTCCCCCATAAACTCAGCCACAGAGATTGGTTATCTCCCAATGAAGTCATCAATATCATCCAACAAATCCAACATCCTTCCTCTGTCCTTGCATTCCTCCACCAATGGTCAAATCGCAAGGACTACAAACCCAACAAAGAAATCTACACTCTCGTTGTCTCCAGACTTGCCGAGGGGCGgttgtttgatgatattgaAAAGGTGATGTTGAGAATCAAAGCCGAAAGGAATTTCCGCCTGTCCGATGAGTTTTTCTACCATGTTATTAAGATTTATGGTAATGTTGCTGGTCGTTTAAATAAAGCTATTGATACCCTTTTCGATATGCCCAATTATAACTGCTGGCCCAGTGTTAAAACCTTTAATTTTGTGCTTAATTTGCTTGTTTCGGCCAAGATGTTTGATGTTGTTCATGAGGTCTATATGGGTGCTCCTAAGTTGGGGATTGAGATTGATGCTTGTTGTCTTAATATACTCGTTAAAGGGTTGTGCCAGAGTGGGAATCTTGATGCTGCACTCAAGGTGCTCGATGAATTTCCTCAACAGAGGTGTAGGCCAAATGTCAGAACATTTTCAACCCTTCTGCATGGGTTGTGTGAGAATGGGGAACTAGGGAGAGCATTGGAGCTCTTCtgtaaaatggaaaatgaaggTGTTTGCCCCGACACTATAACGTTTAACATATTGATTTCGGGGcttagaaagaagaagagaattgaAGAGGCAATAGAACTTTTGGGGAGAATGAAGCTTAAAGGTTGCTACCCCAATGCGGGGACTTATCAAGAGGTTTTGTATGGCCTGCTCGATACGGGTAAGTTTATCGAGGCAAGGGATTGTATGCATCGGATGATATCGGAGGGTATGGACCCAAGTTTCGTTTCATATAAGAAGTTGTTGTCTGGGCTATGTAAGAAGAAACTAACTGAGGATGTGGATTGGGTTCTGAAACAGATGGTTATGCAAGGTTTCGTCCCAAAAGTGGGGATGTGGAAAGTGATTTTACGTTGTATGTTATCAGGAAATGAAGAATGCATTGATATCACTGATGAAGTATTTGAGAAATTTGTGTTGCTTGCAAAGGAAGATGGGGCGGCGTAATTAGATCTGTTTGACAGACTCTAATAAACTGACGAAGTAACACGGACTGAGTACTTAGGAATCAATGCAGGGGGTGATGCCATGGACACAAGCAGATCAACTCAGTTGCTAACACTGAAGAACAAACTGATCTCTTCCGCAACGTGCTTCAGAGTTAAAAATGTTtagcatttttgttttccagaagaggaagaaattcTCACTTGTTGCAATTGAGGAGC
This is a stretch of genomic DNA from Cucumis sativus cultivar 9930 chromosome 4, Cucumber_9930_V3, whole genome shotgun sequence. It encodes these proteins:
- the LOC101218714 gene encoding pentatricopeptide repeat-containing protein At3g14580, mitochondrial — translated: MIRSSLRLSQLFLLNSIFSSSSPSIPLHLPSSSSSFSTSPKQPSVFPHKLSHRDWLSPNEVINIIQQIQHPSSVLAFLHQWSNRKDYKPNKEIYTLVVSRLAEGRLFDDIEKVMLRIKAERNFRLSDEFFYHVIKIYGNVAGRLNKAIDTLFDMPNYNCWPSVKTFNFVLNLLVSAKMFDVVHEVYMGAPKLGIEIDACCLNILVKGLCQSGNLDAALKVLDEFPQQRCRPNVRTFSTLLHGLCENGELGRALELFCKMENEGVCPDTITFNILISGLRKKKRIEEAIELLGRMKLKGCYPNAGTYQEVLYGLLDTGKFIEARDCMHRMISEGMDPSFVSYKKLLSGLCKKKLTEDVDWVLKQMVMQGFVPKVGMWKVILRCMLSGNEECIDITDEVFEKFVLLAKEDGAA